One genomic segment of Vibrio quintilis includes these proteins:
- a CDS encoding DUF3392 domain-containing protein — MIQFFNPAGQYIAPYLSEISTAFIACLLVMLGGEINTFLRQALGNQHFIIRTLAFIILNAFGYGFIIVKLSPDLAQILEHLEKGMMFLLVIASFIGIGLWAQKNRHI; from the coding sequence ATGATTCAGTTTTTCAACCCCGCCGGGCAGTATATTGCGCCTTATCTCAGTGAAATATCAACAGCATTTATCGCTTGTTTATTAGTCATGCTGGGCGGAGAAATCAATACTTTTTTACGTCAGGCACTTGGTAACCAGCACTTTATCATCCGTACGCTTGCCTTTATTATCCTCAACGCATTTGGCTACGGATTTATCATTGTAAAACTAAGCCCTGACCTCGCACAGATACTTGAACACCTTGAAAAAGGTATGATGTTTTTACTTGTCATCGCGAGTTTTATTGGCATAGGCTTATGGGCACAGAAAAACCGACATATATAA
- a CDS encoding SanA/YdcF family protein, producing the protein MGTEKPTYIKTKITMTSFFSGYSWSRLVKTVGITFVIVGMLTLFIDRWVSWQTRDHIVTDSDNLPPFKVAVVLGTSKYLGRTLNDYYAHRIDAAIRLYHEGKINQFLLSGDNAHRSYNEPWTMKRDLLKAGIPEQKIALDYAGFRTLDSIVRTRKIFDTNHFLIITQQFHCERALFIAEHRDIDATCFAVPGLTHGSGIKVRVREAFARVKAVLDLFILNAKPKFLGPKEPIIIDEDTTLTPLPETHPEK; encoded by the coding sequence ATGGGCACAGAAAAACCGACATATATAAAAACCAAAATAACAATGACCAGCTTTTTTTCGGGCTATTCATGGTCACGTCTGGTGAAAACTGTTGGCATCACCTTCGTCATCGTTGGGATGCTGACACTGTTTATTGATCGCTGGGTCAGCTGGCAGACCCGGGATCATATTGTCACGGATTCAGACAATCTCCCTCCTTTCAAAGTTGCGGTTGTACTCGGTACCAGCAAATATCTGGGCAGAACATTAAATGACTACTACGCACACCGTATAGATGCAGCAATCCGCCTTTATCATGAAGGTAAAATTAATCAGTTTTTATTAAGTGGTGATAATGCTCACCGTTCATATAATGAACCCTGGACCATGAAGCGAGATCTACTGAAAGCCGGTATTCCTGAGCAGAAAATTGCGTTGGACTATGCCGGATTCCGGACGCTTGATTCGATTGTCCGGACCCGGAAAATTTTTGATACCAACCACTTTTTGATCATTACGCAACAATTTCACTGTGAACGTGCACTGTTTATTGCCGAACACCGTGACATTGATGCGACCTGTTTTGCTGTTCCCGGCCTCACGCATGGTTCGGGGATAAAAGTCAGGGTTAGAGAAGCTTTTGCCAGAGTCAAAGCCGTGCTGGACTTGTTTATTCTTAACGCTAAACCAAAGTTTCTCGGTCCTAAAGAACCCATTATTATCGATGAAGACACGACTCTGACTCCCCTGCCAGAAACTCATCCGGAAAAATAA
- a CDS encoding DUF2797 domain-containing protein: MSLVIKGVLSKLHSTPDSPVHYELPVGDSLLPLNPLIGKKMTLIYSGHIYCCACGKKTKKSYAQGHCYVCMKKLASCDMCIMKPETCHFDQGTCREPDWAESHCMVDHYVYLSNTSSLKVGITRYSQIPVRWVDQGATQGLPVFKVKTRHISGLIEVELAKHIADKTNWRAILKGENENLPLKELAKELLPKVEDTVSAIREKYGEDAVELLDSSITDIHFPVNQHPTKIVSHNFDKNPEVSGTLLGIKGQYLIFDTGVINIRKFTSYEVEVHSPE, translated from the coding sequence ATGTCTCTGGTCATCAAAGGCGTATTAAGTAAACTTCATTCAACCCCGGACAGTCCGGTTCATTATGAATTACCTGTTGGCGATTCTCTGTTACCACTCAACCCATTGATAGGTAAAAAGATGACCCTGATTTATTCAGGTCATATTTATTGCTGTGCATGCGGTAAAAAAACCAAAAAAAGTTATGCTCAGGGACATTGCTATGTCTGCATGAAGAAGCTTGCCAGCTGTGACATGTGTATTATGAAGCCGGAAACCTGCCATTTTGATCAGGGAACCTGCCGGGAGCCGGACTGGGCTGAATCTCATTGTATGGTTGATCATTATGTTTACCTGTCGAATACATCCAGTCTGAAGGTCGGTATCACCCGTTACTCTCAGATTCCGGTCAGATGGGTTGATCAGGGAGCCACACAGGGATTGCCCGTGTTTAAAGTTAAAACCCGTCATATATCAGGGCTCATTGAAGTGGAACTGGCGAAACATATTGCGGATAAAACTAACTGGCGGGCGATTTTAAAAGGAGAGAATGAAAATCTCCCCCTGAAGGAACTGGCTAAAGAGCTGCTTCCCAAAGTAGAAGACACTGTGTCAGCAATCCGGGAAAAATACGGGGAAGATGCGGTTGAACTTTTAGATTCATCCATCACGGATATCCACTTCCCTGTCAATCAGCATCCAACAAAAATTGTTTCTCACAATTTTGATAAAAATCCGGAAGTATCGGGGACGTTGCTGGGAATCAAAGGACAGTATCTGATCTTTGATACCGGTGTCATCAATATCCGGAAATTTACTTCTTATGAAGTTGAAGTTCACTCTCCCGAATAA
- a CDS encoding glycoside hydrolase family 6 protein — protein MTRRQRKCNRIIPLLLAVSAACGSVAAQAGCEFSVNGDWPGGFQGAIKVTNDGDTAVSSWQVGVNFADGSTIQNLWGANLTGSNPYVAKNMGWNGTINPGQSVEIGFIGVKSNASSAAQAPELTGDLCSGDTGGTTPPTTENNAPSADLSALVTSGTVPLSVDFSAAGSSDKDGDSLTYTWDFGDGVTDAGESVSHTFTEAGDYTVKLTVSDGTLSDSAMTVIHVADEAGNTAPSAKVSVSARQGTTPLEVSFDASASTDAEGDALTYSWNFGDGSTGTGVSPSHTYTTTGTFTAKVTVSDGNLTSTASVTIKVTDENSQSEITRVDNPFANATWYVNPEWAAKAEADGGSAIAGQNTFVWMDRIAAIEGTDSAMGLKAHLDNALAQGADLFTVVIYDLPNRDCRARASNGELTIADGGMDRYKSEYIDPIAAILADPAYKDIHIVTLIELDSLPNLVTNIDVAKCKEAAGEGGYKEGITYALNAFSPLKNVYSYIDAAHSGWLGWDSNFDPAVNLIAGVVTGTDAGWDSIAGFITNTANYTPTVEPYLQEPYKNVGGQQVRSSSFYEWNPYFDEKSYAQEFRKKMIAKGAPSTIGMLIDTSRNGWGGSERPSSASSSTNLDTYVNESRVDRRLHRGNWCNQPGGIGYKPYASPYPGIDAFVWAKPPGESDGISESDYQKDPDDPAKQYDSMCDPDSMNSEPHSTATGAMDNAPHAGRWFSAGFKVLLDNAYPSLDTATGKPE, from the coding sequence ATGACAAGAAGACAGCGTAAATGCAATCGCATTATACCTCTTCTTTTGGCGGTCAGTGCTGCATGTGGTTCAGTCGCAGCTCAGGCTGGTTGTGAGTTTTCAGTAAATGGTGATTGGCCGGGCGGTTTTCAGGGCGCAATCAAAGTCACTAACGATGGTGACACTGCAGTAAGCTCATGGCAGGTTGGTGTTAACTTTGCTGATGGTTCTACAATTCAGAACCTTTGGGGAGCGAATCTGACTGGTTCAAATCCATATGTTGCTAAAAATATGGGCTGGAACGGTACAATCAATCCCGGGCAAAGTGTAGAAATTGGCTTTATCGGCGTTAAAAGTAATGCAAGCTCAGCCGCTCAGGCGCCTGAACTGACGGGCGATCTTTGTTCCGGAGATACTGGTGGTACAACACCGCCAACAACTGAAAATAATGCACCAAGTGCTGATCTTTCGGCATTGGTTACATCGGGCACTGTGCCATTAAGTGTTGATTTCAGTGCTGCTGGTTCATCTGATAAAGATGGTGATTCGCTGACTTACACATGGGATTTCGGTGACGGTGTTACAGATGCAGGCGAAAGCGTAAGCCATACATTTACTGAAGCTGGTGATTACACTGTGAAGCTGACAGTCAGTGACGGTACGCTGAGCGACTCTGCAATGACTGTGATTCACGTTGCTGATGAAGCGGGTAATACTGCACCATCTGCAAAAGTTTCAGTGAGTGCGCGTCAGGGTACAACGCCACTGGAAGTTTCATTTGATGCTTCTGCTTCAACTGATGCTGAAGGTGATGCTTTAACTTACAGCTGGAACTTTGGTGACGGCAGTACTGGTACTGGTGTTTCCCCAAGCCACACTTATACAACAACAGGTACATTCACTGCAAAAGTTACTGTGAGCGATGGTAATCTGACCAGTACTGCATCAGTCACAATTAAAGTCACTGATGAAAATTCGCAGAGTGAAATCACCCGCGTTGACAACCCATTTGCTAATGCAACATGGTATGTGAACCCAGAGTGGGCTGCAAAAGCTGAAGCTGATGGCGGCTCTGCAATTGCCGGTCAAAATACATTCGTCTGGATGGACCGTATTGCTGCGATTGAAGGTACTGACTCTGCAATGGGTCTGAAAGCACACTTAGATAACGCACTGGCACAGGGCGCTGACCTGTTTACCGTGGTTATTTATGACCTGCCAAACCGTGACTGTCGTGCAAGAGCTTCCAATGGTGAGCTGACAATTGCTGACGGTGGTATGGACCGCTATAAGTCTGAATACATCGATCCAATCGCTGCAATTCTGGCTGATCCAGCGTACAAAGACATTCATATCGTTACATTGATTGAGCTTGATTCTCTGCCAAACCTTGTAACCAACATCGATGTTGCTAAATGTAAAGAAGCGGCTGGTGAAGGTGGTTATAAAGAAGGTATCACTTACGCTCTGAACGCTTTCTCACCACTGAAAAACGTTTACTCTTATATCGATGCTGCTCACTCAGGCTGGTTAGGCTGGGATAGTAACTTCGATCCTGCTGTTAACCTGATTGCTGGTGTTGTAACCGGTACTGATGCAGGCTGGGATAGTATTGCCGGGTTTATTACGAACACAGCAAACTACACACCAACAGTCGAACCATACCTGCAGGAACCATACAAAAACGTCGGTGGCCAGCAAGTACGTAGTTCATCATTCTACGAATGGAACCCATACTTCGACGAAAAATCTTACGCTCAGGAATTCCGTAAGAAAATGATCGCGAAGGGTGCACCTTCAACTATCGGTATGCTGATCGATACAAGCCGTAACGGTTGGGGTGGTTCTGAGCGTCCGAGCAGCGCAAGTTCTTCAACTAACCTGGACACTTATGTGAACGAGTCTCGTGTTGACCGTCGTCTGCACCGTGGTAACTGGTGTAACCAGCCAGGTGGTATCGGTTATAAACCATATGCAAGTCCATACCCAGGTATCGATGCGTTCGTATGGGCGAAACCACCAGGTGAATCAGATGGTATCTCTGAGTCTGACTATCAGAAAGACCCGGATGATCCGGCAAAACAATATGATTCAATGTGTGACCCGGATTCAATGAACTCTGAGCCACATTCAACAGCAACCGGAGCAATGGACAACGCACCTCACGCAGGTCGCTGGTTCTCTGCTGGTTTCAAAGTATTGTTGGATAACGCTTACCCATCACTGGATACTGCAACCGGTAAACCAGAGTAA